One region of Juglans microcarpa x Juglans regia isolate MS1-56 chromosome 7S, Jm3101_v1.0, whole genome shotgun sequence genomic DNA includes:
- the LOC121240506 gene encoding ran-binding protein 1 homolog a-like has product MASTEPEHEHREDEEAPANEDEDTGAQVAPIVKLEEVAVSTGEENEEPILDLKSKLYRFDKDGNQWKERGAGTVKLLKHKETAKVRLVMRQSKTLKICANHLVLPTMSVQEHAGNEKSCVWHATDFADGELKDELFCIRFASIENCKSFMEKFQEVAESQKKTEENKDASVAAGLLEKLSVEEKKTEDKAEEEVPVAAEKETKSDLEKTEKKDEEPASST; this is encoded by the exons atggcGAGCACCGAACCCGAGCACGAGCACAGAGAGGACGAGGAAGCTCCCGCCAACGAGGATGAGGACACCGGCGCTCAGGTAGCCCCGATCGTCAAGCTCGAGGAGGTCGCAGTCTCCACCGGAGAGGAGAACGAAGAGCCCATCCTGGATCT GAAATCGAAGCTCTACCGTTTCGATAAAGATGGTAATCAGTGGAAGGAGAGAGGCGCTGGTACCGTCAAGCTCCTCAAGCATAAGGAGACCGCAAAGGTTCGCCTCGTTATGAGACAGTCCAAGACCCTCAAGATCTGCGCCAACCATCTCG TTCTTCCGACAATGTCGGTGCAGGAACACGCTGGAAACGAGAAGTCGTGTGTCTGGCACGCCACTGATTTTGCCGATGGTGAATTGAAGGACGAGCTTTTCTGCATTAGATTTGCTTCTATTGAGA ATTGCAAATCCTTCATGGAGAAGTTTCAAGAAGTTGCTGAATCCCAAAAGAAGACAGAGGAAAACAAAGATGCATCTGTAGCTGCTGGGCTTCTTGAGAAGTTGAGcgttgaagaaaagaaaactgagGATAAAGCAGAGGAAGAGGTGCCCGTTGCAGCTGAAAAGGAAACTAAAAGTGATTTAGAAAAAACTGAGAAGAAAGATGAGGAGCCTGCTTCCTCCACTTGA